One genomic region from Candidatus Hydrogenedentota bacterium encodes:
- the groL gene encoding chaperonin GroEL (60 kDa chaperone family; promotes refolding of misfolded polypeptides especially under stressful conditions; forms two stacked rings of heptamers to form a barrel-shaped 14mer; ends can be capped by GroES; misfolded proteins enter the barrel where they are refolded when GroES binds), whose amino-acid sequence MAKQLLFGQEARVALLSGVDALADAVKATLGPKGRNVLIEKSFGAPKVTKDGVTVAKEVELKEPYANMGARMIRQAASKTGDVAGDGTTTATVLAQAMVHEGMKHVTAGANPIHLKRGMDKALAAAIEAVAHAAKKIKNKEEINQVATVSANGDQTIGDIISDAIEKVGQDGVITIEEGKSLETEVEIVDGMQFDRGYISPHFVNKPESMTVVLDEPVILTYEKKISNIREMLPLLQKVAQSGKPLLIIAEDLEGEALATLVVNRLRGVLNVAAVKAPAFGDRRKEILRDISILTGGQFVSEDLGMTLEKLEMDQLGTAKRIEITKDNTTIIQGGGDKKEIHGRCEQIRKAIEDSTSDYDREKLQERLAKLSGGVAVIKIGAASEIELKEKKDRADDALHATRAAIEEGIVAGGGVALLRARDKVAKLELEGDAKIGADIVAKAMTAPLAQIAENAGLEGGVVVIDVAAAKGNNGLNAATGVMEDLVKAGIIDPAKVIRSAMQNAVSAAGMIITTECLVTDAPKEDEKDK is encoded by the coding sequence ATGGCGAAGCAATTGCTTTTTGGTCAGGAAGCCCGTGTGGCATTGCTCAGCGGTGTGGACGCCCTTGCCGACGCGGTGAAGGCCACCCTCGGCCCCAAGGGCCGCAACGTGCTCATTGAGAAGTCCTTCGGCGCGCCCAAGGTCACCAAGGACGGCGTCACCGTGGCGAAGGAAGTGGAGTTGAAGGAGCCCTACGCCAATATGGGCGCGCGCATGATTCGCCAGGCCGCCAGCAAGACCGGCGACGTGGCGGGTGACGGCACCACAACGGCGACGGTGCTTGCCCAGGCCATGGTGCACGAGGGCATGAAGCATGTGACCGCCGGCGCGAACCCCATTCACTTGAAACGGGGCATGGACAAGGCGCTTGCGGCGGCCATCGAGGCCGTGGCGCACGCCGCGAAAAAGATCAAGAACAAGGAGGAGATCAACCAGGTGGCGACGGTTTCCGCCAACGGCGACCAGACCATCGGCGACATCATCTCCGACGCCATCGAGAAGGTGGGCCAGGACGGCGTGATCACCATCGAGGAGGGCAAAAGCCTGGAGACCGAGGTGGAGATCGTGGACGGCATGCAGTTTGACCGGGGCTACATCTCCCCCCATTTCGTGAACAAGCCTGAAAGCATGACCGTGGTCCTTGACGAGCCGGTCATTCTCACCTACGAGAAGAAGATCAGCAACATCCGCGAGATGCTGCCCCTCCTCCAGAAGGTCGCCCAGTCGGGCAAGCCGCTGCTCATCATCGCCGAGGACCTCGAGGGCGAGGCGCTGGCCACGCTGGTGGTCAACCGCCTCCGCGGGGTGCTGAACGTGGCCGCCGTGAAGGCGCCCGCCTTCGGCGACCGCCGCAAGGAAATCCTCCGCGACATCAGCATCCTCACCGGCGGCCAGTTCGTCAGCGAGGACCTGGGCATGACCCTGGAAAAGCTTGAGATGGACCAGCTCGGCACCGCCAAGCGCATTGAAATCACCAAGGACAACACGACCATCATCCAGGGCGGCGGCGACAAGAAGGAAATCCACGGCCGCTGCGAGCAAATCCGCAAGGCCATCGAGGACAGCACCTCCGACTATGACCGCGAGAAGCTTCAGGAACGCCTTGCCAAGCTCTCCGGCGGCGTCGCCGTCATCAAGATCGGCGCGGCCAGCGAGATCGAGCTGAAGGAGAAGAAGGACCGGGCCGACGACGCCCTGCACGCCACGCGCGCGGCCATCGAGGAGGGCATTGTCGCCGGCGGCGGCGTGGCGCTTCTGCGCGCCCGCGACAAGGTGGCGAAGCTTGAGCTCGAGGGCGACGCCAAGATCGGCGCGGACATCGTGGCGAAGGCCATGACGGCGCCGCTTGCGCAGATTGCCGAGAACGCCGGCCTCGAGGGCGGCGTGGTTGTGATTGACGTGGCCGCCGCCAAGGGCAACAACGGCCTGAACGCCGCCACGGGCGTGATGGAAGACCTGGTGAAGGCGGGCATCATTGACCCGGCCAAGGTCATCCGCAGCGCCATGCAGAACGCCGTGAGCGCGGCGGGCATGATCATCACCACGGAATGTCTCGTGACCGACGCCCCCAAAGAGGACGAGAAGGACAAGTAA
- a CDS encoding P-II family nitrogen regulator, which yields MKKVEAIIKPFKLEEVKDALAKEGIAGVTVTEVKGFGRQKGHKEMYRGAEYVVEFLPKVKVEVVVTDDKLAAVLKSITSAAATGRIGDGKIFVLPVENAVRIRTGETGDIVIE from the coding sequence TTGAAAAAGGTTGAAGCGATTATCAAGCCCTTCAAACTGGAAGAAGTGAAGGATGCCCTGGCCAAAGAAGGGATTGCCGGGGTCACAGTGACCGAAGTGAAAGGATTCGGGCGCCAGAAAGGCCACAAGGAAATGTACCGGGGCGCGGAATACGTGGTGGAGTTCCTGCCCAAGGTGAAGGTGGAGGTGGTCGTCACGGACGACAAACTGGCCGCCGTGCTGAAGTCCATCACCAGCGCGGCGGCGACGGGCCGCATCGGCGACGGCAAGATTTTTGTGCTCCCCGTGGAGAATGCGGTCCGCATCCGGACAGGCGAGACCGGGGACATCGTAATCGAGTGA